The Streptomyces sp. NBC_01689 genome includes a window with the following:
- the eno gene encoding phosphopyruvate hydratase yields MLVPSIDVVVAREILDSRGNPTVEVEVGLDDGSTGRAAVPSGASTGAFEAIELRDGDPNRYQGKGVEKAVLAVIEQIGPELVGYDATEQRLIDQAMFDLDATDNKGSLGANAILGVSLAVAHAASEASDLPLFRYLGGPNAHLLPVPMMNILNGGSHADSNVDIQEFMIAPIGAESFSEALRWGAEVYHTLKSVLKSKGLSTGLGDEGGFAPNLESNRAALDLILEAIKQAGYVPGEQIALALDVAASEFYKDGKYEFEGKSRSAAEMTEYYEELVSAYPLVSIEDPLYEDDWAGWNVITQKLGDKVQIVGDDLFVTNPERLARGIEEGSANALLVKVNQIGSLTETLDAVEMAQRNGFKCMMSHRSGETEDVTIADLAVAVNCGQIKTGAPARSDRVAKYNQLLRIEEILDDAAVYAGRSAFPRFKG; encoded by the coding sequence ATGCTCGTGCCGTCCATCGACGTCGTCGTAGCCCGGGAAATCCTGGACTCCCGAGGCAACCCCACGGTCGAGGTCGAGGTCGGCCTCGACGACGGCAGCACGGGTCGTGCCGCCGTCCCCTCCGGCGCCTCCACGGGTGCCTTCGAGGCCATCGAGCTCCGTGACGGTGACCCCAACCGTTACCAGGGCAAGGGTGTCGAGAAGGCCGTCCTCGCCGTCATCGAGCAGATCGGTCCGGAGCTCGTCGGCTACGACGCCACCGAGCAGCGCCTGATCGACCAGGCCATGTTCGACCTGGACGCCACCGACAACAAGGGCTCGCTGGGCGCCAACGCCATCCTCGGCGTCTCGCTGGCCGTCGCGCACGCCGCCTCCGAGGCGTCCGACCTCCCGCTCTTCCGCTACCTGGGCGGCCCGAACGCGCACCTGCTGCCCGTTCCGATGATGAACATCCTGAACGGCGGCTCGCACGCCGACTCGAACGTGGACATCCAGGAGTTCATGATCGCCCCGATCGGCGCGGAGTCCTTCTCCGAAGCCCTGCGCTGGGGCGCCGAGGTGTACCACACCCTCAAGTCCGTCCTGAAGTCCAAGGGTCTGTCCACCGGCCTGGGCGACGAGGGCGGCTTCGCCCCGAACCTGGAGTCGAACCGCGCCGCGCTCGACCTCATCCTCGAGGCCATCAAGCAGGCCGGATACGTCCCCGGTGAGCAGATCGCGCTCGCGCTCGACGTCGCCGCGTCCGAGTTCTACAAGGACGGCAAGTACGAGTTCGAGGGCAAGTCCCGCTCGGCCGCCGAGATGACGGAGTACTACGAGGAGCTCGTCTCCGCGTACCCGCTCGTCTCCATCGAGGACCCGCTGTACGAGGACGACTGGGCCGGCTGGAACGTCATCACCCAGAAGCTGGGCGACAAGGTCCAGATCGTCGGCGACGACCTCTTCGTCACCAACCCCGAGCGCCTCGCCCGCGGCATCGAGGAGGGCTCCGCGAACGCCCTGCTCGTCAAGGTGAACCAGATCGGCTCGCTGACCGAGACCCTGGACGCCGTCGAGATGGCCCAGCGCAACGGCTTCAAGTGCATGATGTCCCACCGCTCCGGTGAGACCGAGGACGTCACCATCGCCGACCTCGCGGTCGCGGTGAACTGCGGCCAGATCAAGACCGGCGCCCCGGCCCGCTCGGACCGCGTCGCCAAGTACAACCAGCTGCTGCGCATCGAGGAGATCCTCGACGACGCCGCGGTGTACGCGGGCCGCTCCGCCTTCCCGCGCTTCAAGGGCTGA
- a CDS encoding FtsB family cell division protein, protein MAVKDRDRFSTATRLRLLGEQTAARVYRSQTRRQARRSRLTGRAALLALVVCSLIVALAYPIRQYVSQRAEIAELQRQQEQARARVEQLRDLKARWQDDAYAEQRIRERLHYVMPGETGYVVIDPDAVKQSRTDRGTAARPWYANVWDGVDKSDRSDR, encoded by the coding sequence ATGGCCGTGAAGGACCGGGACCGGTTCTCCACCGCGACCCGGCTGCGGCTGCTCGGCGAGCAGACGGCGGCCCGGGTCTACCGCTCCCAGACCAGGCGTCAGGCCCGGCGCTCGCGGCTGACCGGCCGGGCCGCGCTGCTGGCGCTCGTGGTCTGCTCCCTGATCGTGGCCCTCGCGTACCCGATAAGGCAGTACGTGTCCCAGCGCGCCGAGATCGCCGAGCTGCAGCGGCAGCAGGAACAGGCCCGCGCCCGTGTGGAACAGCTGCGTGACCTGAAGGCGCGCTGGCAGGACGACGCGTACGCCGAGCAGCGGATCCGGGAACGGCTGCACTACGTGATGCCGGGCGAGACCGGGTACGTCGTGATCGACCCGGACGCGGTGAAACAGTCGCGGACGGACCGGGGGACGGCCGCCCGCCCCTGGTACGCCAATGTCTGGGACGGCGTCGACAAGTCCGACCGCTCCGACCGGTGA
- a CDS encoding DUF501 domain-containing protein: METPPPPTPRTEPTDADVEAFKQQLGRPPRGLRAIAHRCPCGEPDVVETAPRLPDGTPFPTTYYLTCPRAASAIGTLEANGVMKEMTERLATDPELAAAYRAAHEDYIARRDAIEVLAGFPSAGGMPDRVKCLHVLVAHSLAAGPGVNPLGDEALAMLPEWWRKGACVVPSRAASGGPGESPAGE, encoded by the coding sequence ATGGAAACGCCCCCGCCGCCCACCCCGCGGACCGAGCCGACCGACGCGGACGTCGAGGCCTTCAAGCAGCAGCTCGGCCGCCCGCCGCGCGGCCTGCGCGCCATCGCGCACCGCTGCCCCTGCGGCGAGCCGGACGTGGTGGAGACGGCGCCCCGGCTTCCCGACGGGACCCCGTTCCCGACGACGTACTACCTGACGTGCCCGCGCGCGGCCTCCGCGATCGGCACGCTGGAGGCCAACGGCGTCATGAAGGAGATGACGGAGCGTCTCGCCACCGACCCCGAACTGGCCGCCGCGTACCGGGCCGCGCACGAGGACTACATCGCGCGCCGCGACGCCATCGAGGTGCTCGCCGGGTTCCCGAGCGCGGGAGGCATGCCCGATCGGGTGAAGTGCCTGCACGTCCTGGTGGCGCACTCCCTGGCCGCGGGCCCCGGTGTGAACCCGCTGGGGGACGAGGCGCTCGCGATGCTGCCGGAGTGGTGGCGCAAGGGTGCGTGTGTCGTTCCCTCGCGGGCCGCGTCCGGCGGTCCCGGGGAGTCCCCGGCCGGCGAGTGA
- a CDS encoding transglycosylase family protein, which produces MLFSSKGKHRRPSKATRVATLAGVTGVAIAAPLMAAGNASAATASEWDAVAQCESGGNWSINTGNGYYGGLQFSASTWAAYGGTAYASTADKASKSQQITIGEKVLAAQGKGAWPTCGTGLSGAAYTGGAAAPAKPAAPAEPSASTHSSDTAASRSSERPAAKKTVTTPTGKKVKKGDGEYKVVKGDTLSSIAEKKKVKGGWQHLFKLNKDIIDDADFIYPGQQLHLG; this is translated from the coding sequence ATGCTGTTTTCCAGCAAGGGCAAGCACCGCCGTCCGTCCAAGGCCACCCGTGTCGCCACGCTCGCCGGTGTCACCGGCGTGGCCATCGCCGCTCCGCTGATGGCGGCCGGCAACGCCTCCGCCGCCACCGCGTCCGAGTGGGACGCCGTCGCCCAGTGCGAGTCCGGCGGCAACTGGTCGATCAACACCGGCAACGGCTACTACGGCGGTCTGCAGTTCTCCGCCTCCACCTGGGCCGCGTACGGCGGCACCGCCTACGCCTCGACCGCCGACAAGGCCTCGAAGTCCCAGCAGATCACCATCGGCGAGAAGGTCCTCGCCGCGCAGGGCAAGGGTGCCTGGCCGACCTGTGGCACGGGCCTGTCCGGCGCCGCGTACACCGGTGGCGCGGCCGCCCCGGCCAAGCCCGCCGCCCCGGCCGAGCCGTCCGCCTCCACCCACTCGTCGGACACCGCCGCCTCCCGCTCGTCCGAGCGTCCGGCGGCCAAGAAGACCGTCACCACCCCGACCGGCAAGAAGGTCAAGAAGGGCGACGGCGAGTACAAGGTCGTCAAGGGCGACACCCTCAGCTCGATCGCCGAGAAGAAGAAGGTCAAGGGCGGCTGGCAGCACCTGTTCAAGCTGAACAAGGACATCATCGACGACGCGGACTTCATCTACCCGGGTCAGCAGCTCCACCTCGGCTGA